A part of Streptomyces sp. NBC_01210 genomic DNA contains:
- a CDS encoding phosphotransferase family protein — translation MTASVVRALADVARDAAHLPAPRQACRACGRDESVLADRADGAVVRHGDAVAKAHAPGTDLDGHRVRLAVAAHPRLAGILLPPLPLHVRDVRGRPVTAWPYGVPVDPADPDAAPWEDAAVLLARLHSIEPAVLPAPLPPMRGPAKAALAHARMRTAAAHHPAAATVQRAWDRLPAWARNEAPSPRTGTLCHGDLHLGQLVRHPAPAGPWLLIDVDDLGLGDPAWDLARPAAWYAAGLLPPEIWQRFLGAYTAAHGPAVTGDGDPWPQLDVPARALTVQTAALALAKSAAEHRDLDEVEQTMIDACARIAALPPELEFESPS, via the coding sequence GTGACCGCATCCGTCGTACGCGCGCTCGCCGACGTCGCGCGTGACGCCGCGCATCTGCCCGCGCCGCGGCAGGCGTGCCGGGCCTGCGGGCGGGACGAGTCCGTCCTCGCCGACCGGGCCGACGGCGCCGTCGTACGGCACGGGGACGCCGTCGCCAAGGCCCACGCGCCCGGCACCGACCTGGACGGACACCGCGTCCGGCTCGCCGTCGCGGCCCACCCGCGCCTCGCCGGCATCCTGCTGCCCCCGCTCCCGCTCCACGTGCGGGACGTACGCGGCAGGCCCGTCACAGCCTGGCCCTACGGCGTCCCCGTCGATCCCGCGGACCCCGACGCCGCACCCTGGGAGGACGCCGCGGTCCTCCTCGCCCGGCTGCACTCCATCGAGCCCGCCGTACTCCCCGCGCCCCTCCCACCCATGCGCGGCCCTGCCAAGGCCGCCCTGGCCCATGCGCGGATGCGGACGGCGGCCGCGCATCATCCTGCGGCCGCCACCGTCCAGCGTGCCTGGGACCGGCTCCCCGCCTGGGCCCGCAACGAGGCTCCTTCGCCCCGGACCGGCACCCTCTGCCACGGCGACCTCCACCTCGGCCAGCTCGTACGCCACCCCGCCCCGGCCGGCCCCTGGCTGCTGATCGACGTCGACGATCTGGGCCTGGGCGATCCGGCCTGGGACCTGGCCCGTCCCGCCGCCTGGTACGCGGCCGGACTGCTGCCCCCGGAGATCTGGCAGCGATTCCTCGGCGCCTACACGGCGGCACACGGCCCGGCCGTCACCGGCGACGGCGACCCCTGGCCCCAACTCGATGTGCCGGCCCGCGCCCTGACCGTCCAGACCGCCGCCCTGGCCCTCGCGAAATCCGCAGCCGAGCACCGCGACCTGGACGAGGTCGAGCAGACCATGATCGACGCCTGTGCCCGAATTGCGGCTCTCCCGCCCGAGTTGGAGTTCGAGTCTCCGTCGTAG